From a single Bryobacter aggregatus MPL3 genomic region:
- the pssA gene encoding CDP-diacylglycerol--serine O-phosphatidyltransferase — MPLRISERLIDPKSPERRPRRAAYALPTFFTAANVFFGFLAITKTVEGTLRAQQSGVAHIPEFALAAQLIGVAVACDGLDGRMARMTNTVSDFGRELDSLADVITFGIAPAVLAFCWGFFFIEPTLESPLREQILQGGYFLCFVYLLCGAARLARFNVVTNPIPKNPGRPDRKYFVGLPIPAAAAFVASIVYASDSVPIENWMVALCWLALLGLVSFLMVSTWRYRSFKDLNLLQPRSPLSLIVLGSLIFLVWYYSQPVLFALCLTYTASGILVRIGGLLRRRPTEVPPVSENPSIG; from the coding sequence CGGCCGCCAATGTGTTCTTTGGCTTTCTCGCCATCACCAAAACAGTGGAAGGCACCTTGCGCGCGCAACAAAGCGGCGTCGCCCACATTCCCGAGTTTGCCCTGGCGGCCCAGTTGATTGGAGTGGCCGTCGCCTGCGACGGTCTCGATGGACGCATGGCCCGCATGACGAATACCGTCAGCGATTTTGGCCGCGAACTCGATTCGCTGGCCGACGTCATCACCTTCGGCATTGCCCCGGCCGTGCTTGCCTTCTGCTGGGGCTTCTTCTTTATCGAGCCGACCCTCGAATCGCCGCTCCGCGAACAGATTCTCCAGGGCGGCTATTTCCTCTGTTTCGTCTATCTGTTGTGTGGCGCGGCGCGATTAGCGCGTTTCAACGTGGTCACCAATCCCATTCCCAAAAATCCTGGACGGCCCGATCGCAAGTACTTTGTGGGCCTGCCGATCCCGGCTGCCGCCGCCTTCGTTGCCAGCATCGTCTATGCCTCGGACAGCGTGCCGATCGAGAACTGGATGGTGGCGTTGTGCTGGCTGGCGCTGCTCGGCCTGGTCAGCTTTCTCATGGTCAGCACCTGGCGCTACCGCAGCTTCAAGGATCTGAATCTGTTACAGCCCCGCTCGCCGTTGAGCCTGATTGTCCTCGGGAGCCTGATCTTCCTGGTCTGGTATTACTCGCAGCCCGTTTTATTTGCTCTGTGCCTGACCTATACGGCGAGTGGAATCCTCGTGCGCATTGGTGGCCTGTTGCGCCGGCGCCCCACTGAGGTTCCGCCGGTTTCGGAGAACCCAAGCATTGGCTAA
- a CDS encoding Asd/ArgC dimerization domain-containing protein: MAKPTIALVGGQTLIGREIRDHAADFTVIPMDSTDDEGKTLVRDEDDLALMSPIDAKVIGDSQVVILAGDLESTAKVRKMRNHELIDLTGALEIDPSARLRAPLAESPGVAPAKIAVIAHPAASLLSLFLRSLHAAAPVARSVATIFHPASEFGTPALAELEQQTTALLTFKALPKKLFDVQAAFAMLAALGDESPYKLHRIELRIERNLTTLLAGAVPLPSLKLVQAPVFHGLSASVWVEFEEAPDLARVAELLAAAGIDVRGKDLEPPNNVSLANQDGIAVGAIEADRNAPKAAWFWMAADNHRLIAQNAILVAKEFVQA, from the coding sequence TTGGCTAAACCAACAATTGCCCTGGTCGGAGGACAGACTCTGATTGGGCGCGAGATCCGCGATCATGCGGCCGACTTCACCGTCATCCCGATGGATAGTACCGACGACGAGGGCAAGACTCTTGTCCGGGATGAAGACGATCTGGCGCTGATGTCGCCGATCGATGCCAAGGTCATTGGCGATTCGCAGGTGGTGATTCTTGCCGGGGATCTTGAATCCACCGCAAAGGTGCGCAAGATGCGCAATCACGAGTTGATCGATCTCACCGGCGCGCTCGAAATCGATCCTTCGGCACGGCTCCGTGCCCCCCTCGCCGAAAGCCCGGGCGTGGCCCCGGCCAAGATCGCCGTCATTGCCCACCCGGCTGCGTCCCTGCTGAGTCTTTTCCTGCGCAGCTTGCATGCCGCCGCGCCGGTTGCGCGCAGCGTCGCAACCATTTTTCATCCGGCCAGTGAGTTCGGCACGCCCGCGCTGGCCGAGCTCGAACAGCAGACCACCGCGCTGCTCACCTTCAAAGCGCTCCCGAAGAAGCTCTTCGATGTCCAGGCTGCGTTTGCGATGCTCGCCGCGCTCGGCGACGAATCGCCCTACAAGCTGCACCGCATTGAGCTGCGGATCGAACGCAACCTCACGACGCTGCTCGCCGGCGCCGTGCCACTGCCCTCGCTCAAACTGGTGCAGGCTCCAGTCTTCCATGGCCTCTCGGCCTCGGTCTGGGTAGAGTTTGAAGAAGCACCGGACCTCGCTCGTGTCGCAGAGTTGCTTGCCGCTGCCGGCATCGATGTCCGCGGCAAGGATCTTGAGCCGCCGAATAATGTCTCGCTCGCCAATCAGGACGGCATCGCCGTGGGCGCAATCGAAGCCGATCGCAATGCGCCGAAGGCCGCCTGGTTTTGGATGGCTGCCGATAACCACCGGCTCATCGCGCAGAATGCGATTCTGGTGGCAAAGGAGTTCGTGCAGGCATGA
- the lptE gene encoding LPS assembly lipoprotein LptE yields MKRRGFLLAGALSGISCGYKVAGKADLVPKDVVTIGIPPFRNVSTRYRLTERLPIAITREFISRTKYQILPDSNGADAVLEGAINNVFATPTVYDPTTGRAAGVQVQASLSVVFRHAKTGKVLYTNPSMDFRQRYEISSDPAVYFDESTSAFDRMCRDVAAAVVTAILENF; encoded by the coding sequence ATGAAGCGTCGCGGATTTTTATTAGCGGGAGCACTGAGCGGCATTTCTTGTGGCTATAAGGTCGCAGGCAAAGCCGATCTGGTGCCCAAAGATGTCGTCACGATCGGCATTCCCCCGTTCCGCAACGTGTCGACACGCTACCGGCTCACCGAGCGATTGCCAATCGCGATCACCCGCGAGTTCATTTCCCGGACCAAGTACCAGATTCTCCCGGACTCAAATGGTGCGGATGCCGTGCTGGAAGGCGCAATCAACAACGTCTTTGCCACACCGACCGTCTACGACCCCACTACGGGCCGCGCGGCGGGTGTGCAGGTGCAGGCCTCCCTCTCGGTGGTCTTTCGCCATGCCAAGACCGGCAAGGTCCTTTATACAAACCCGTCCATGGACTTCCGCCAACGCTACGAAATCTCCTCCGACCCGGCCGTCTACTTTGACGAATCCACAAGCGCCTTTGATCGCATGTGCCGCGATGTCGCCGCCGCCGTGGTCACCGCCATTCTCGAAAATTTCTAA
- the holA gene encoding DNA polymerase III subunit delta, protein MTAEQFVTGLAKQKPPAVCLFVGPDAYMRNLAKEALLTVVLPTPADRESGWSRWDLTDVSVAQVLDDAASMSLFASRRLVWVAGAEAVVPKGRAKQDDESHGAKELQAYLNNPTPDTTIVFDCSRYDFDGDDKTKVENLRKFFAPVKAQVEFPRFTPDSARRLALELAAERKIRLGASEVALLVEATGADASRISHEVEKLALYAKPDETITADTITALVPNARAANIFALVGSIGRGDRAKSLDILDTLIREGEYLPVSLAFLSTQFRLALAAHESRVKGAVAIQGHFSKLGTPMWRARAEQVEETMSAFGPSRLKKAIRLVYAADQALRDTRPDDKTVMEDFVWKVTAKEALKEG, encoded by the coding sequence ATGACCGCTGAGCAGTTTGTCACAGGATTAGCCAAGCAGAAGCCCCCGGCTGTCTGCCTCTTTGTCGGCCCGGACGCCTATATGCGCAATCTGGCGAAGGAGGCGCTCCTCACCGTGGTCCTCCCCACGCCGGCAGACCGGGAGAGCGGCTGGAGCCGTTGGGATTTGACCGACGTGAGCGTCGCCCAAGTCCTCGATGACGCCGCATCGATGTCGCTGTTTGCCAGCCGCCGCCTTGTCTGGGTGGCCGGCGCAGAAGCCGTCGTACCCAAGGGACGGGCAAAGCAGGACGACGAAAGCCACGGCGCCAAAGAGCTACAAGCTTATCTGAACAACCCGACGCCAGACACGACCATCGTCTTTGACTGCTCCCGCTACGATTTCGACGGCGACGACAAAACGAAGGTCGAGAATCTGCGCAAGTTCTTTGCTCCGGTCAAAGCGCAGGTGGAGTTTCCGCGGTTTACACCCGATTCAGCACGGCGGCTCGCACTCGAGCTGGCCGCGGAACGCAAGATCCGGCTGGGAGCCAGTGAAGTGGCGCTCCTCGTCGAAGCCACCGGCGCGGACGCCTCGCGCATTAGTCACGAGGTAGAAAAGCTGGCGCTTTACGCCAAGCCCGACGAAACAATCACGGCGGATACAATTACCGCACTCGTGCCGAATGCCCGCGCCGCCAATATCTTTGCGCTCGTAGGGTCTATTGGCCGCGGGGATCGGGCGAAGAGTCTCGATATTCTCGATACATTGATTCGCGAAGGGGAATATCTGCCAGTTTCGCTGGCCTTCCTCTCGACACAGTTCCGCCTGGCCTTGGCGGCGCATGAGTCGCGCGTCAAAGGCGCCGTCGCGATCCAAGGTCACTTTTCTAAACTCGGAACGCCCATGTGGAGAGCTCGGGCCGAGCAAGTAGAAGAGACCATGAGCGCATTCGGGCCAAGCAGGCTCAAAAAGGCAATACGCCTGGTCTACGCGGCAGACCAAGCGTTACGGGACACACGTCCTGATGACAAGACGGTGATGGAAGATTTTGTCTGGAAGGTGACTGCGAAAGAAGCTTTAAAGGAAGGCTAA
- the rpsT gene encoding 30S ribosomal protein S20, producing MANTVTSLKRVRITERRTAANRARRSRIKGAIKVMRKFLAEKNVGEATKQLTAVFSIVDRGAKWGVIKKNSAARYKSRLSRRLKAIAA from the coding sequence ATGGCGAATACAGTTACCTCACTCAAGCGCGTCCGCATTACCGAACGTCGCACCGCAGCAAACCGCGCACGTCGCAGCCGCATCAAGGGCGCGATCAAGGTTATGCGTAAGTTTTTGGCCGAAAAGAATGTCGGCGAAGCAACCAAGCAGCTCACCGCAGTGTTTTCGATCGTGGATCGTGGCGCCAAATGGGGCGTGATCAAGAAGAATTCTGCTGCTCGTTACAAGAGCCGGTTGAGCCGTCGTCTGAAGGCCATTGCAGCTTAG
- a CDS encoding thiazole synthase, translated as MNDKTDSLVIAGRQFRSRLLIGTGKYRSFEEMRQCHDASGADVVTVAVRRVNLTDKSTESLLDYIDRDRYTLLPNTAACYTAEEAIRTARLGREVGLSEWVKLEVIGDQQTLYPDVIGLIEATRVLVKEGFIVLPYTNDDLIVARKLIDAGAAAVMPMGAPIGSGLGIQNIANLRILREMITEVPLIVDAGVGTASDAAIAMELGYDGVLLNTAVAEAGDAKKMAEAMNYAVKAGRLAYLAGRMPKRLYASASSPLSGVVR; from the coding sequence TTGAACGACAAAACTGACTCCCTGGTGATTGCCGGCCGTCAATTCCGGTCCCGGCTGCTGATTGGTACCGGCAAGTACCGCAGCTTTGAAGAAATGCGGCAGTGCCACGATGCCTCAGGCGCCGATGTGGTGACCGTCGCCGTCCGCCGCGTCAACCTGACGGACAAAAGCACAGAGAGCCTGCTCGACTACATTGATCGTGATCGCTACACGCTGCTGCCCAATACGGCCGCCTGCTATACCGCCGAGGAAGCGATCCGCACGGCCCGTCTGGGCCGCGAGGTAGGACTGTCGGAATGGGTGAAGCTCGAAGTGATTGGCGACCAGCAAACGCTGTACCCGGACGTCATCGGGCTGATCGAGGCAACGCGGGTTCTGGTCAAAGAGGGATTCATCGTGCTTCCTTATACGAATGACGATCTCATCGTCGCTCGGAAGCTGATCGATGCCGGGGCTGCCGCGGTGATGCCGATGGGTGCGCCAATCGGGTCGGGCTTGGGAATCCAGAACATCGCGAATCTGCGCATTCTGCGCGAGATGATCACCGAGGTGCCGCTCATTGTCGACGCCGGTGTGGGAACGGCGAGCGATGCCGCCATCGCGATGGAGCTGGGCTATGACGGGGTGCTCTTGAATACCGCTGTCGCTGAAGCTGGGGATGCGAAGAAGATGGCCGAGGCGATGAATTATGCAGTGAAGGCGGGTAGGCTCGCTTATCTGGCAGGTCGCATGCCGAAGCGGCTTTATGCGTCGGCGAGTAGTCCGCTGAGCGGCGTGGTGCGCTAG
- a CDS encoding phosphocholine-specific phospholipase C, with protein sequence MSTRRDFLQRAALFAGGAVLTDSLMATLQAASAIEADQGSSYLDAEHVVILMQENRSFDHSYGHLRGVRGFNDPRGVTLPDQKPVWLQSNAAGETYAPFRLDIRETKITWLGSLPHGWPDQSGARNHGNQDGWLEHKKSGRKECAGMPLTLGYYQREDLPFYYALADAFTICDQYFCSSLTGTTPNRLYLWTGTVREEQNDRCKANVFNSDVDYGVEAKWTTFPERLEDAGISWKIYQNELSIASGLSSEDADWVANFTDNPIEWFEQYNVGYHATHRAYLDQIAPALPGEIAAMEKELATLAPNSSEAARVRKLLRQKKWFLAQHEKFSPEAAKQLSARSRALHAKAFSTNAADPHYREVATYRYQDGNEQREMKIPKGDVLHQFRQDVKQGQLPAVSWIVSPENFSDHAGAPWYGAWYLAEVMKILTENPEVWKKTIFILTYDENDGYFDHVAPFVAPDPKRPETGKTSPGAEGSVEYAQPGTTTQPGPIGMGFRVPFVVASPWSRGGYVNSQVFDHTSVLQLLEKILSHRTKREIREKNISPWRRAVCGDLSSVFRPSHGEAQQPLPSPPREEVFAKIHRAQFKKMPAGFRRLGAEDLAQFEKDRFSAEWMPRQEPGVRPATALPYELYASGALTSDGKGFAIRMEAKKDAFGVAASGSGFHVYTPKSYRGDATLRSRAYAVAAGETVADVWDLAGFADGGYDLRICGPNGFLRSFTGDLRDPQLEIEVRYARGKGKQLSGNVELVLNNRGTSAQSIVVRDLAYGAKEQQLRLAAGAARTLLLHLEKSQRWYDLSVTVAGAARYRRHFAGRVENGKPSMSDPQMGRVNA encoded by the coding sequence ATGAGCACAAGACGAGACTTCCTCCAGCGCGCCGCACTCTTTGCCGGTGGCGCCGTGTTGACTGACAGCTTGATGGCGACCCTCCAAGCCGCTTCCGCCATTGAGGCGGACCAGGGCAGCAGCTATCTGGACGCCGAGCACGTCGTCATTCTGATGCAGGAGAATCGCTCCTTCGATCACTCCTATGGCCATCTGCGGGGCGTGCGTGGTTTCAATGATCCGCGCGGCGTGACGTTGCCCGATCAGAAACCGGTGTGGCTGCAGAGCAATGCGGCTGGCGAGACGTATGCGCCGTTTCGTCTGGACATTCGCGAGACCAAGATCACCTGGCTTGGGTCCTTGCCGCACGGCTGGCCCGACCAGAGCGGCGCTCGCAATCATGGGAACCAGGACGGCTGGCTCGAACATAAGAAATCGGGCCGCAAAGAGTGTGCTGGGATGCCGCTCACGCTTGGCTACTACCAACGTGAAGACCTTCCCTTCTACTACGCCCTCGCCGATGCCTTCACGATCTGCGACCAATACTTCTGCTCTTCACTCACCGGCACCACGCCAAACCGGCTCTATCTCTGGACCGGGACCGTGCGCGAAGAACAGAATGATCGCTGCAAGGCGAATGTTTTCAACTCCGATGTGGACTACGGCGTCGAGGCGAAGTGGACGACCTTCCCGGAACGCTTGGAAGACGCCGGGATCTCTTGGAAGATTTACCAGAATGAGCTCAGCATTGCGAGTGGGCTGAGCAGCGAAGATGCCGATTGGGTTGCGAACTTTACAGACAACCCGATCGAGTGGTTTGAGCAGTACAACGTTGGCTACCACGCCACTCATCGCGCCTATCTGGATCAGATTGCACCGGCTCTTCCTGGTGAGATCGCAGCAATGGAGAAAGAGCTGGCCACTCTCGCTCCGAATTCATCCGAGGCGGCCCGAGTGCGAAAGTTGCTACGGCAAAAGAAGTGGTTTCTCGCCCAGCATGAGAAGTTCAGTCCCGAGGCTGCGAAGCAACTCTCCGCTCGTTCGCGAGCGCTTCATGCCAAGGCCTTCAGTACAAATGCAGCAGACCCGCACTATCGCGAAGTTGCTACCTATCGCTATCAGGATGGTAACGAGCAGCGGGAGATGAAGATCCCCAAGGGGGACGTGCTGCATCAGTTTCGCCAGGATGTGAAGCAGGGCCAACTGCCCGCAGTGTCCTGGATTGTATCGCCCGAAAACTTCTCAGACCATGCGGGAGCGCCTTGGTATGGCGCGTGGTATCTGGCTGAGGTGATGAAGATCCTCACCGAGAATCCGGAGGTCTGGAAGAAGACGATCTTCATCCTCACCTACGACGAGAATGACGGCTACTTCGACCATGTTGCGCCCTTTGTTGCGCCAGACCCGAAGCGTCCCGAAACGGGTAAGACCTCGCCTGGTGCGGAAGGAAGTGTCGAATACGCCCAGCCAGGAACGACGACCCAGCCGGGGCCGATCGGAATGGGCTTCCGCGTGCCGTTTGTGGTGGCTTCGCCGTGGAGCCGGGGTGGTTATGTGAATTCGCAGGTCTTCGATCACACTTCGGTGCTGCAGTTGCTTGAGAAGATTTTGAGCCACCGCACCAAGCGCGAGATTCGCGAGAAGAATATCAGTCCGTGGCGGCGCGCGGTTTGCGGAGATTTGAGTTCGGTGTTTCGGCCTTCGCATGGTGAAGCGCAGCAGCCCTTGCCTTCTCCCCCGCGCGAAGAGGTATTCGCCAAGATTCATCGAGCGCAGTTTAAGAAGATGCCGGCGGGCTTCCGTCGCTTAGGTGCGGAGGATCTCGCGCAGTTTGAGAAAGATCGCTTCAGCGCCGAGTGGATGCCGCGCCAGGAGCCCGGAGTGCGACCCGCGACGGCGTTGCCGTATGAGCTGTACGCGAGCGGCGCCTTGACGAGCGATGGCAAGGGTTTCGCGATTCGGATGGAAGCGAAGAAGGATGCCTTTGGTGTGGCGGCTTCCGGTTCGGGCTTCCATGTCTATACGCCGAAGTCCTATCGTGGCGATGCAACGCTGCGATCGCGCGCCTATGCGGTGGCGGCAGGAGAAACGGTGGCCGATGTTTGGGATCTGGCTGGCTTTGCTGATGGCGGCTATGACTTGCGCATCTGTGGTCCGAACGGATTCCTACGGAGTTTCACTGGGGACTTACGGGATCCGCAGTTGGAGATCGAAGTCCGCTACGCCCGCGGCAAGGGGAAGCAACTCAGTGGGAACGTCGAACTTGTGCTCAACAATCGTGGAACGTCTGCCCAAAGCATTGTGGTGCGGGACTTAGCTTATGGTGCAAAGGAGCAGCAATTGCGGCTGGCAGCAGGTGCGGCGCGCACGCTCCTGCTCCATCTTGAGAAGAGCCAACGCTGGTATGACTTGAGTGTGACGGTTGCGGGCGCGGCTCGTTATCGACGCCACTTCGCAGGCCGGGTGGAGAACGGGAAGCCGAGCATGAGCGATCCGCAGATGGGGCGGGTGAATGCTTAA
- a CDS encoding transposase, protein MTLTLSQWNQPSHCSRPAAKGSSNSASPRARLLSLKREPLLEDRVDRLSTIPGAGLVTSLTWALEAGDISRSPNIKHLISYCGLCSGQDSSAGVQKRSPISKQRNKHLQTVLVEAANLAPRWNPDLARIYDQEKQRGNHNRATLAVARKLVSYLLAVDRWGSAVEIRSEEARAA, encoded by the coding sequence TTGACGCTAACGCTGAGCCAATGGAATCAACCAAGCCACTGTTCCAGGCCAGCCGCCAAGGGATCGAGCAACTCAGCCTCACCGCGCGCGCGGCTGCTCTCTCTCAAGCGCGAGCCCTTGCTGGAAGACCGCGTCGACAGGCTTTCCACGATCCCCGGCGCCGGTCTCGTCACCTCGCTGACCTGGGCTCTTGAGGCAGGTGACATCAGCCGCTCCCCGAATATCAAGCATCTGATTAGTTACTGCGGACTTTGCAGTGGGCAAGACAGCTCTGCCGGAGTGCAGAAGCGCAGCCCCATCTCCAAGCAGCGCAACAAGCATCTGCAAACGGTGCTGGTGGAAGCCGCAAACCTGGCGCCACGATGGAACCCGGACCTCGCCCGGATCTACGACCAGGAAAAACAAAGAGGCAATCACAACCGCGCCACCCTGGCTGTGGCGCGGAAGTTAGTCTCGTACTTACTCGCGGTGGACCGTTGGGGTTCCGCCGTTGAGATCCGCTCCGAGGAGGCCCGGGCTGCCTAA
- a CDS encoding IS5 family transposase (programmed frameshift), translating to MRGRWDLKDDQWEVVEPVLRPQRRADNRGRPWHDTRCVLNGVMWVLGSGAQWRELPERYPPYQTCHRRFQQWVRSGKLEETLRVLAHYLHERGQLNLEEAFVDATFASAKKGAFAVGPTRRGKGTKIIAIAAGNSLPLAVAVDSASPAECQLVEDVLAGSFLNDLPKRLIGDKAYDSDKLDEKLAEEYGIEMIAPNRRNRGKTQDGRPLRRYRRRWRVERLFAWLHHFRRLVNRWEYHVENFLGFVRLGCLQLLLRRL from the exons ATGCGCGGACGATGGGATTTAAAAGACGACCAATGGGAAGTTGTGGAGCCGGTGCTGCGCCCGCAGCGTCGGGCGGATAACCGTGGCAGGCCGTGGCACGATACTCGATGCGTGTTGAACGGGGTGATGTGGGTTTTAGGGAGTGGGGCGCAGTGGCGTGAACTGCCGGAAAGATATCCGCCGTACCAGACCTGTCACCGACGTTTTCAACAGTGGGTGCGAAGCGGAAAGCTGGAAGAGACGCTGAGAGTGTTGGCCCACTACTTACATGAGCGAGGTCAGTTGAATCTGGAAGAAGCGTTCGTCGATGCCACATTCGCGAGCGCAAAAAAGGGGGCCT TCGCCGTTGGTCCCACCCGCCGCGGCAAGGGCACGAAGATCATCGCTATCGCCGCTGGTAACAGTCTTCCTCTCGCCGTTGCTGTCGACAGCGCTTCGCCAGCCGAGTGCCAGCTTGTGGAAGACGTTTTGGCCGGAAGCTTCCTCAACGACCTGCCCAAGCGGCTCATCGGAGACAAAGCCTACGACTCGGACAAGCTCGACGAAAAACTTGCCGAAGAGTACGGCATCGAAATGATCGCGCCGAATCGGCGCAACCGGGGCAAGACTCAGGATGGTCGTCCGCTGCGCCGTTACCGTAGGCGCTGGCGCGTCGAACGACTATTTGCGTGGCTTCATCACTTTCGACGCTTGGTCAATCGTTGGGAATATCACGTCGAAAACTTCCTCGGCTTCGTTCGCCTCGGTTGCTTACAACTCTTACTCAGACGTTTATGA
- a CDS encoding RHS repeat-associated core domain-containing protein, with product MQHGFDTLGRLNAVDTKLGNIWDNNPAWQSVVSGVSYNAFGAITALTQLGVSETRQYNVLGQMTRMTKGSSIDVEYRFSATANDGKIVSQKNWLTGEDVTYQYDELERLISAATTNNTSWGLSFSYDGFGNRLAQSVTQGTGPVNTVLVNGNTNRISSSGYSYDANGNMTQMPNGGGSMTMNYDYSNRLATATYPSGSEDYKYAPDNRRIWRNRGLRECQGTDPDGNIYGWGTSPGEQVIFYSPGGQKMGVYCVSPSNVGILITAHEENVYFGARLVGKRIYQNGVTTVSAFTSDRLQSKGNGSAFYPYGESKTGAAGDDKEQFATYTRDAGTGLDYADQRWYASGLGRFLTQDPLLAYQSERAPSRYAYAGNDPVNYFDPEGLMTTKPVQYTYCVTRPETYRNDNGMLIVIAGKVECKAFEIFIDVQIAADPIQILLGSPEAQKEMRECEMRVKELFTDLRIKLAVDRQTTLDNSRHAVVQKVLAETATFVAGSTFTIGLTLARFTFNPWAMGFAITAVTGSAYFQLTAWENTALPLIERQYQRALDESFKRETASIGGCHQWAPISVPAIKL from the coding sequence GTGCAGCATGGATTTGATACGCTTGGCAGGCTGAATGCGGTCGATACCAAGCTGGGAAATATTTGGGATAACAATCCTGCCTGGCAGTCGGTGGTGTCTGGGGTGAGCTACAACGCGTTTGGAGCGATCACTGCGCTGACACAGCTTGGCGTGAGTGAAACGCGGCAGTATAATGTGCTTGGACAAATGACGCGCATGACGAAGGGCAGCTCTATTGACGTCGAGTACCGGTTCAGTGCGACGGCGAACGATGGAAAGATCGTGTCGCAGAAGAACTGGCTGACCGGCGAAGATGTGACCTATCAATATGACGAGCTCGAACGGCTCATCAGCGCGGCCACCACCAACAATACTTCGTGGGGTCTCTCGTTTTCTTATGACGGGTTCGGCAACCGCCTGGCGCAGAGCGTGACGCAGGGAACGGGACCGGTGAATACGGTACTTGTGAACGGAAACACAAATCGAATTTCGTCCAGCGGCTACTCCTACGATGCGAATGGAAACATGACTCAGATGCCCAATGGTGGCGGGTCGATGACCATGAATTACGATTATTCGAACCGGCTGGCAACGGCGACTTATCCGAGCGGAAGCGAGGACTATAAGTATGCGCCGGATAACCGGAGAATCTGGCGCAATAGAGGACTGAGAGAGTGTCAAGGGACAGATCCTGATGGAAATATTTACGGCTGGGGCACGTCGCCTGGCGAGCAAGTGATCTTCTATTCGCCTGGCGGCCAGAAGATGGGTGTGTACTGCGTATCTCCTTCGAACGTCGGTATATTGATTACGGCTCATGAGGAGAATGTGTACTTTGGAGCGCGGCTGGTGGGGAAACGAATCTACCAGAATGGGGTGACGACGGTGAGTGCGTTCACTAGCGACCGACTGCAATCGAAGGGCAATGGGTCGGCCTTCTATCCTTATGGCGAGTCGAAGACCGGAGCGGCCGGGGACGATAAGGAGCAGTTTGCTACTTATACCAGGGATGCTGGGACGGGACTGGACTATGCGGATCAGCGCTGGTATGCGAGCGGGTTGGGGCGGTTTTTGACTCAGGATCCGCTGCTAGCCTATCAATCCGAGCGCGCACCGTCACGGTATGCCTACGCAGGTAATGATCCTGTGAACTATTTTGATCCCGAAGGGCTGATGACTACTAAGCCCGTCCAGTACACATACTGCGTGACTCGACCAGAAACTTACCGCAATGACAATGGCATGTTGATTGTAATCGCAGGAAAGGTCGAATGTAAGGCTTTTGAAATTTTTATCGATGTTCAAATAGCTGCCGATCCTATTCAAATTCTTTTGGGGTCGCCTGAGGCGCAAAAGGAAATGCGGGAATGTGAGATGAGGGTGAAAGAGCTTTTCACCGACCTAAGAATCAAGTTGGCAGTCGATAGACAAACGACGCTGGATAATTCACGCCATGCAGTGGTGCAAAAGGTATTGGCAGAGACCGCCACTTTTGTTGCGGGATCAACATTTACGATTGGACTTACGCTTGCGAGGTTCACGTTTAACCCATGGGCCATGGGCTTTGCGATTACTGCGGTCACAGGGTCAGCCTATTTCCAGCTTACGGCGTGGGAGAATACAGCGCTACCTTTGATTGAAAGGCAGTATCAGCGGGCATTGGATGAATCGTTCAAACGCGAGACCGCATCTATAGGTGGATGTCACCAGTGGGCGCCGATATCCGTTCCTGCGATAAAGTTATGA
- a CDS encoding IS630 family transposase, protein MGNPRGVARDFDALEVRRMRALALMRESFNNSQIGHELMVANQTVSRWRKEYSEGGRKALEQAGRAGRKPLLADKQAKLLTNKLLAGPEKLGYETPLWTCQRVADLIEQEFQIRYHPGHVWRILRALGWSPQRPVGRALERDEKAIREWKQVTWPNAKKKPRKKAAPLSSLTKAD, encoded by the coding sequence ATGGGAAACCCGCGTGGAGTGGCTCGCGATTTCGATGCCTTGGAAGTGCGGAGGATGAGAGCACTGGCATTGATGCGAGAGAGTTTCAACAACAGTCAGATCGGCCATGAGTTAATGGTCGCCAACCAGACGGTGAGCCGCTGGCGCAAGGAATATAGCGAAGGTGGCAGGAAGGCTCTCGAGCAGGCTGGACGCGCTGGCCGGAAGCCTTTGCTGGCGGACAAACAGGCAAAGCTTCTGACGAACAAGTTGCTGGCGGGGCCGGAAAAACTCGGCTATGAAACGCCGTTGTGGACCTGCCAGCGGGTAGCCGATTTGATCGAGCAGGAATTTCAGATTCGCTACCATCCGGGCCACGTCTGGCGCATTCTGCGCGCCTTGGGCTGGAGTCCTCAACGGCCAGTGGGACGTGCGCTCGAACGCGATGAGAAGGCCATTCGCGAGTGGAAACAGGTGACTTGGCCCAACGCTAAAAAAAAGCCCAGGAAGAAGGCCGCACCATTGTCTTCATTGACGAAAGCGGACTAA